The DNA sequence TGTTAGATATTGGAGTAAATCACACCAACATTCAtcatcattttttcaaaatactCTTATACCcaccatttttttataataaactcTCTAAATGCTTACATATAACACAAGATTAGAAGATATGTGTGGTCCTTTTAAAATCAtgaaatacatttatattataatggaagataatgaaatgtttttaaaataaatgagaaatttatgcataatttaaaaaaaattggtatgttagtttaatttaagaaaatctcaaaaaataaaaataaaaatggtagTATAGATATTTTGGGAGCATGAACTCACCTTGCCAACTACTGCTACTTCTACTTCATTCCTCCCTTCACGTGGTGGTTGAGAAACCCAACCACCTTTTCTTCTACCTTAATTCTTTCGCAACTCCCTCAAACATATAATCTGTTCCAACgcattttaattcaaatcaaaacctattaagttttatatcttatttaatttttttttatatttttttaaagttttaaataaattttaatcaagaaACAAACCCCTTATAGTGTGGCCTAAGCAAATCATTAAGGATGAAATTTTATTCCATTTCTGGTCCATAACGTGTTATTATTGCAATAATTTAAGCCAACACTGACCCATCTGCCCCAGGTTTTAAAACAATTTAGGTTTCGTTGTTGCATTATAAAGTAAGCACCAGTGTATTTTAGAGATTTTACAGCGctgtatatgcctcggttcatgtGGACTCGCTGCATAAAAGCACgcggtggcagttttgtaattaaattgaacttttatgcctcggttgtcataataaccgaggcatatagaactaaaaaaaatttgactcaGCGCCTTGAccactaatttaatttatttatttttttcactgatgcaatatgcctcggttctctcTTAACCGAGGCAGTAGAGACACTTAATTATTTTGACCACTGCGTTGACccctaatttgaattttttatttttttttactgaaggaatatgcctcggttctgtaataaccgaggcagtagtggtaatatatgcctcggttcatcgCCTACCCGAGACAGTAAGTGtagaatatgcctcggtttcgaataaccgaggcagtatccCTTCGTAGAGTTAAAAAACTCCAATTCCTTCGTTGTTCTGCACTAGTGAAGGTACTAATCACAATAGTCAAGTTACTTTCCTATCATAATAGCAAGTTAACAACAACTATTGACTACACAAGCTGATGTaagacaattttttatatatttacatttcatataatttaaacaattacAGAATTTTTTCAGAATGTTTTTATTAGTTTCACTGTCTTAAGGAACACGTTATCACTTACTGAGAAATATATGACCGATAAATACTATTATTGCACGTGTGAATCTTGCTGTAacagatttttaaaatatacaaggcatgaaaatgaaaaaaaaagtgataatatcttttattttaaatcgtGTACCCAAAATATTTTCTGGATTAAAAGATGGAATGTGTTAATAATATACACAACTTTTTAAGATATGCTACAAGCACGCACGACCACACGAGTTTGACTCGATAATTTTGTAGAGGAATATATAGGTATAATAGTAGCTAGTTAATGAAGGATCAAATCCAAAGAatctatattttttagattaacaATATTCTAATCACAATTCCCACACACCAATATTAGTGTGAAAATCTTAAATCTCCAAATTTACATGCATGacttgaattaaaaaataattcttatatGTAACTGTTAACGATAAGTTAGTAACTTACTATTAGTTTAGAGCAAAAGAGTTAAAGTGAGGGACCGAGTTCATAATATTCTAACCAGGTTAtgaattttaggtttaatttgaACCTTAGGTTTtattagttgaaaaaaaaaaaaacataactgTGAATATTTGTGGatataatttgtaaaaatagatattttttagttgatatatgtaaatatttagtatgggtatttaacaaatattattaaggaacaaattttatggtattcaacctgtatgtatataatattcGCTGAGTTATTGAATAATGATTGAAAGTTTGATTTCATAtaactttttatcttttatttaaagatataaaattgaagttattttttaaacttatattttaggtctacttatttaaatttgttttcagaaaataactaatttcatTTGTGTTAGTGTTTTAGTATGCAAATTTATTAATTGTActttaaaattactattttttatctaagtttatattttaaagacttaattttaaattttatttagataagATCAGTAATAAATAGACACCGTACTTATTactaaatgaattttaattttttgattaattttttgtgttatttctttGTTGTACATTTACAATATACCGATAAAcatttcttttgatattttaagatatgttaaagaaaatatctaaagttatgttaaaaaaaaaatttaagtattaacATAAGTgtattttaaagacaaaaaaaaaaaaatctaaactcTACACATATTATAATATCTAAACCTATCAACCACATCATTTTAGGTAGCTTTTGACAATAATGttgaactaaaaaaaattaatttgcttTAACAATGAATTTTTAGTTTAcgaaatttataataaaacatgtattttaaaacttaggttatgaaattaattctgatttttaaatataataatttgaaataaaaaattataccacgtgtatattttggtattttttttaatgaaataggTTAATTCATAGTTTGACTCATTGacacctttaattaaaattattaaaatcaatgcaaaaaatctataaataaaaaaaaactaaaaataataccTAACTTCTATTTGTAAGtgttaattgtaattattttaaaaatctacttataaaacataactaattcttatcactattgttaagaaaaatattgtaGCTTACAATGAAACACTAACAACTAAGTTTTACCGAAaaacatgcatcaaattcaaaaTAGCATGAGATATATGAcatttagttataattttacaaACTAGACGgattataaaaacattattaattaaatttaattataagaagTAACGCATCACCATGAATAGAGTATGCGAAGATCTATTAAATTTCATAtgctataaaaatattataaattattaacgaAAATACAGGTGGCATCGTACCGGTTCGACCGTAAGTTTATCAAgcttactttaattttaattcaaactttatttttattatgttgctgtattattttaaaatataaaaaatataaatattgtataaTAGTATAAGAACtaataaccaatttaaaaattaaaactgcGATGCATTTTCTAAAAggatgtttattaaaaaaaattaaaattaacggataccataatcattttattttatgagaaCGTCTAAATTtaggaaataaattaaaaaagtgttttgaaaaatataaaaaaatgatagcgaaaatcatataatttacatatgtttataaatgactaataatacatattaataAACTGCCTCGGAGAAATAGTGCaacatgaaaattttgaaacgCCTTAATTTAAGATTATATAAACTTAAGAAGgtaagtaattataaattactatATGTGTGtgatttagttgttattttttattagtaagctttttaaaaaataataaatagttggTTTAAAGGGAAGATGATGAAGTAAAGAGGTTTTGAAGCACATGAGAAACGTTGAGATCTGGAAAGCAAAGGTGTATCTTTTTAGCAATTAGGAAATAGGAATagttaaaatgataaataataaagatagaGAAGATAAGAATTGGTGTAACCCATTGATTGAGGCAGTGATAGTGGGCAACATTATCGTAGGCATTTTTaatgcaatttttattttattttaattttaattttatttttattgacgTTGCCACCACTCAAGTAAACCTTTCATTTCAAAGCTTCTCAGAAGGCCAACCCATAATTCCCTTCGACCAAGTTTGCAATTTTGAATGCAATTTTCAAGTCTAAACAAATCCCATCActgttataaaattaaaaaaaatgaataatgaaaaaGCTTTAATTCCCAAAACACCCTCACACTTAACCCTTGCTTTGtccgttttttctttttcttttccttttggtACCAACCAAAACACCTAAAAAAACACCAGCCGAACCGGGCCGAATAAAGCACCAAAAGCGGTCATTGACTAGGCGAGTGGGACCCACGCAACTGACCCGGACTCCAACTCCAAATTCAActccatttaatattttaaaaaaggaaaaagcaGCCACCATATTCTTTTTACAACAAAACCATAAAaagctaaaaataaatatttaaataaaaaataagaaacatgaaaacaaaaagGCAAAATCAAAGTCTGTGTGTAATGGGCTAAGAATTCGGTCCCACGCGCCTGCGTCGTCAGCATCATTACACCgtactctttctttctctctctctttctttcttttctttctctctccattGTCCCCCTTTATATATAAGCCTCACGAGATCTCTTCGCCACCACAACCCGCCGTGTCAACTCTCGTTGAAACACCACCGATTAAACGTGTCTCTTAAATCTAATTCCCAAAACGCTACCGTTTTGGCCTTCCTTTCTAAGTATGGGTGATAGCGATTCAGGTTGCAAGAAGCGTGTCCGAGATGACTCGGACGACTCGGTTCTGGAATCGCCCGAGGCAAAGCGACTCAGGGACGATTTACTCGAGTTCTTCGACGACGCCGACGATGCGCCGTCCACTCAGGACCTTGACTCCGTCATGAAGAGTCTGCAGGAGGAGATCTCCGGCGTGACGTCAGATTCCGGCGAGTCTCAGGCGCAGATCGGATACCTCCTGGAGGCTTCCGACGACGAGCTAGGGCTTCCTCCAGCCGGAAACTCGTCGGTGCCGGAGAAGAAAAACGAGGAG is a window from the Vigna unguiculata cultivar IT97K-499-35 chromosome 7, ASM411807v1, whole genome shotgun sequence genome containing:
- the LOC114192192 gene encoding uncharacterized protein LOC114192192, with the protein product MGDSDSGCKKRVRDDSDDSVLESPEAKRLRDDLLEFFDDADDAPSTQDLDSVMKSLQEEISGVTSDSGESQAQIGYLLEASDDELGLPPAGNSSVPEKKNEENELIRVASDSSGIGELWEFEDHSSRYDSFDLGMGFGYECDTATEYAAFEKLFDHSDVYYDSTDFSDTWRHETLPTQ